A genome region from Rickettsiales endosymbiont of Stachyamoeba lipophora includes the following:
- a CDS encoding 6-pyruvoyl trahydropterin synthase family protein yields the protein MNLAKVILSYSSKFSCSLELVNPILNEGEHQLVYGSEDRKYLGEIKFEILAGDNIEQVTGMNINHTILKKAAKQIVEEFNGQNLNEAMEEFKTIPPTLENIAKTIWDKLNQHSDLKDKLKAIKLIDQNNFAVIYSQQESGYDDVAGFMA from the coding sequence ATGAATCTTGCTAAAGTAATTTTATCTTATTCTTCGAAATTTAGTTGTAGTTTAGAGTTGGTTAATCCAATTTTAAATGAAGGAGAACATCAGCTTGTTTATGGTTCTGAGGATAGAAAGTATTTAGGCGAAATTAAATTTGAAATTTTAGCTGGAGACAATATAGAACAAGTTACAGGTATGAATATTAATCATACAATCCTTAAAAAAGCTGCTAAGCAAATTGTAGAAGAATTTAATGGCCAAAATTTAAACGAAGCAATGGAAGAATTTAAAACTATCCCACCGACCTTAGAAAATATTGCTAAAACTATTTGGGATAAGTTAAATCAACACTCTGATTTGAAAGATAAACTGAAAGCTATAAAACTTATAGATCAAAATAACTTTGCAGTTATTTATAGCCAACAAGAAAGTGGGTATGATGATGTTGCCGGTTTCATGGCCTGA
- a CDS encoding DUF6314 family protein, translating to MTLNKIWHNLQGQWQFKRNIIDHITNIISNVSGKAYFAPNSNLDLTLLYNETGIWQLNNLQLSINTQYLFEKGCHQILIYFLLPDTAKGNLFHSLQITAPLDLSSKIATGYHLCNLDEYHSAYEFININSFNITHVAKGPKKFYTSVTNYIRGIAAT from the coding sequence ATGACTTTAAATAAAATTTGGCATAATTTACAAGGGCAATGGCAGTTTAAACGAAATATTATTGATCACATTACTAATATAATAAGCAATGTATCCGGCAAAGCTTATTTTGCCCCTAACTCAAATCTTGATTTAACACTGTTATACAATGAAACAGGTATATGGCAGCTGAACAATCTACAGCTTAGTATTAATACACAATATCTTTTTGAAAAAGGTTGCCATCAAATTTTAATTTACTTTCTCTTGCCTGATACTGCCAAAGGAAATTTATTTCATTCATTACAAATTACTGCTCCGCTCGATTTATCGTCTAAGATTGCTACCGGGTATCATTTGTGTAACTTAGATGAGTATCATTCTGCTTATGAATTTATTAATATTAACTCATTTAACATTACCCATGTAGCCAAAGGTCCTAAAAAATTTTATACCTCAGTGACTAATTATATACGTGGCATAGCAGCAACATAA
- a CDS encoding ankyrin repeat domain-containing protein — MPVLHNIFTNIGQAVSDSIEVAINKFYSSSTKNIKPALLQPIMPAAIEAKTLQRASTEQKISCLNEIPLSKAYAALEYYYLIKIKKHPTFSLTTQEDIILELKKIDQPHYQVQDFIYHCIDLIGKDRQDDNKYTLLHHAAFNNNLQLTELLLTMDANSNILACNNYTPLHLALVNCKIELVKYTKFCHKIQDHPAEYSKDKLEHTKSNLDDTLKLVLLLSKHTNIDPLLEGPLISSLPEENLASTDQASPSKPRLQAGPVSINSFLKSLSAAECLTVEHQSMLTEIENNIIQGHNLPNCDHNARAPLSQTGRLLQENNSTIITKI, encoded by the coding sequence ATGCCAGTTCTACACAATATTTTCACAAACATTGGCCAAGCTGTAAGCGACAGTATTGAAGTTGCTATCAATAAGTTTTATTCCTCCTCTACCAAAAATATAAAACCAGCGTTACTCCAACCAATAATGCCCGCTGCTATTGAAGCTAAAACCCTACAAAGAGCTAGCACTGAACAAAAAATCTCCTGCCTAAATGAAATACCATTAAGCAAAGCATATGCAGCGTTAGAATATTACTATCTTATTAAAATTAAAAAGCACCCTACATTTTCTTTAACTACCCAAGAAGATATAATTTTAGAATTAAAGAAAATAGATCAACCACACTATCAAGTTCAAGATTTTATATATCATTGCATAGATTTAATTGGAAAGGATAGGCAAGATGATAACAAATACACTTTACTCCATCATGCGGCCTTTAATAATAATTTGCAGCTAACTGAATTATTACTAACCATGGATGCAAATAGCAATATTTTAGCTTGCAATAATTATACTCCTCTACATTTGGCTTTGGTCAATTGCAAAATTGAATTAGTCAAATACACAAAATTTTGCCACAAAATTCAAGATCATCCCGCTGAGTATTCAAAGGATAAATTAGAACATACAAAAAGCAATCTTGATGATACTTTAAAGCTCGTATTGCTTTTATCAAAGCATACAAATATTGATCCTTTATTAGAAGGTCCTCTCATATCAAGCTTACCTGAAGAAAATTTAGCATCAACAGATCAAGCCTCACCTTCAAAACCACGACTTCAAGCTGGCCCTGTATCAATTAATTCTTTTCTGAAGAGCTTATCTGCAGCAGAATGTTTAACAGTAGAACACCAATCAATGCTAACTGAAATCGAAAATAATATAATACAAGGTCATAATCTTCCTAACTGTGATCACAACGCAAGAGCTCCCCTTAGTCAAACTGGCCGTTTATTACAAGAAAATAATTCAACTATAATTACCAAAATTTAA
- a CDS encoding cytochrome c1 gives MVKVKFCSSILVALVCLFASAFALSSENAKHPLQHEWSFEGFFGKFDRQAVQRGFQIYKEVCSACHGLDRVAFRNLKEIGFADGEIKTIAAGYNVIDGPNDNGEMFERPGVPSDYFVAPYPNEKASRAANNGAFPPDLSLIIKARHDGANYVYSLLNGYHNTPEGMVIPEGKYYNPYMDGGVIAMAPPLSDGQATYQDGTEATVEQMSKDVVHFLQWAAEPEMEARKTIGIRTLLYLAALTIFFYVAYRRIWADVK, from the coding sequence ATGGTTAAAGTGAAATTTTGTAGTTCGATATTAGTTGCCTTGGTGTGCTTATTTGCTTCAGCATTTGCTTTATCAAGTGAGAATGCTAAGCATCCTTTGCAGCATGAATGGTCTTTTGAAGGTTTTTTTGGTAAGTTTGATCGTCAGGCGGTGCAAAGAGGGTTCCAGATATATAAGGAGGTATGTTCTGCTTGTCATGGGCTTGATCGCGTTGCTTTTAGAAATTTAAAAGAAATTGGTTTTGCAGATGGTGAAATTAAAACTATTGCAGCAGGATATAATGTAATTGATGGACCAAATGATAATGGTGAAATGTTTGAGCGTCCTGGTGTTCCTTCCGATTATTTTGTAGCACCTTATCCAAATGAAAAAGCCTCAAGAGCTGCAAATAATGGAGCTTTTCCTCCTGATTTATCCTTGATAATTAAGGCGCGACATGATGGAGCTAATTATGTTTATTCTTTGTTAAACGGTTATCACAATACTCCAGAAGGAATGGTAATTCCTGAAGGTAAATATTATAATCCTTACATGGATGGTGGAGTAATTGCTATGGCGCCGCCTTTATCTGATGGCCAAGCTACCTATCAAGATGGTACTGAAGCAACAGTTGAACAAATGAGTAAAGATGTAGTACATTTTCTACAATGGGCTGCCGAGCCGGAAATGGAAGCACGTAAAACTATAGGTATTAGAACATTGCTATATTTAGCTGCACTTACTATTTTCTTCTATGTAGCTTATCGCCGTATTTGGGCTGATGTAAAGTAA
- a CDS encoding twin-arginine translocase TatA/TatE family subunit produces the protein MLPVSWPEFLVIIVVSICLLGKKEIPEVVNFIKSVVGKFNTTKSKAYNLYAQLTRELEIDKINQELTTYIIGDDGKEYQCYNLEVLKPDIIASKDINNIPKSNNSQE, from the coding sequence ATGTTGCCGGTTTCATGGCCTGAATTTTTAGTTATTATTGTGGTTTCTATTTGCTTGCTTGGTAAGAAAGAAATTCCTGAAGTAGTAAATTTTATTAAATCTGTAGTGGGTAAATTTAATACTACTAAGAGTAAAGCTTATAATCTGTATGCACAACTTACTAGAGAATTAGAGATTGATAAAATTAACCAAGAACTAACCACTTATATCATTGGTGATGATGGTAAAGAATATCAATGTTATAATTTAGAGGTATTAAAACCGGATATTATAGCATCCAAGGACATTAATAATATTCCTAAATCTAATAATTCCCAAGAATAA
- the ispG gene encoding flavodoxin-dependent (E)-4-hydroxy-3-methylbut-2-enyl-diphosphate synthase — protein sequence MVKLQEIKRHSTHQVKIGNRFIGGNAPVLVQSMTNTNTSDVNATVNQIIELYEAGSEIVRLTVNNDAAAKAVPYIYETLVNKDYDIPLVGCFHFNGHRLLTSYPALAASLAKYRINPGNVGLGEKHDKHFEMMVEQAIKYQKPIRIGVNWGSLDQELAARIMDKNSKLKNPKPTEEILRETLIESALQSAKKAEDIGLLAEQIVISCKISRPQDLIAVYRELARRSNYALHLGLTEAGMGIKGAVATTAALSTLLQEGIGDTIRTSITPIPGDSRTVEVKICKEILQSLGLREFAPVVTSCPGCGRTTSTVFQHLAQQVQLFLESNMPNWKNKYKGVESLKVAVMGCIVNGPGESKHADIGISLPGTGEHPIAPVFINGERAHILQGENIAAEFTQIILNYIEHRYQPA from the coding sequence ATGGTAAAACTGCAGGAAATCAAGCGCCACTCGACTCATCAAGTTAAAATCGGTAACAGGTTTATAGGGGGCAATGCTCCAGTATTAGTACAAAGTATGACTAATACTAACACTTCTGATGTCAATGCCACAGTTAACCAAATTATAGAACTTTATGAAGCAGGTTCAGAAATAGTCCGGCTTACTGTAAATAATGATGCAGCAGCTAAGGCTGTACCTTATATTTACGAGACACTAGTTAACAAAGATTACGATATACCCCTAGTAGGCTGCTTTCATTTTAATGGACATAGGTTACTCACTTCATATCCAGCACTTGCTGCAAGCTTAGCTAAATACCGGATTAATCCTGGCAATGTTGGATTAGGCGAAAAGCACGATAAGCATTTTGAGATGATGGTTGAACAAGCTATTAAATATCAAAAACCTATAAGAATTGGAGTTAATTGGGGAAGCCTTGATCAAGAGTTAGCAGCAAGAATTATGGATAAAAATTCTAAGCTAAAAAACCCCAAACCTACCGAAGAAATATTACGCGAAACCTTAATTGAGTCCGCTTTACAAAGTGCTAAAAAAGCTGAAGATATAGGCTTACTTGCTGAGCAAATAGTTATTTCCTGTAAAATTAGTCGTCCTCAAGACTTAATTGCAGTTTATCGAGAATTAGCTAGACGCTCAAATTATGCTTTACATTTAGGCTTAACTGAAGCCGGCATGGGGATAAAAGGAGCAGTAGCTACTACTGCCGCCCTATCTACTTTGCTGCAAGAAGGTATAGGAGATACCATTAGAACTTCTATAACTCCTATTCCTGGCGATTCCCGCACTGTAGAAGTAAAAATATGTAAAGAAATTTTACAATCTTTAGGACTTAGAGAATTTGCACCGGTAGTGACCTCATGTCCGGGGTGTGGGAGAACTACCAGCACAGTCTTTCAGCATCTAGCCCAGCAAGTTCAATTATTTCTTGAAAGCAATATGCCTAACTGGAAAAATAAATATAAGGGTGTTGAAAGTTTAAAAGTAGCCGTAATGGGCTGTATTGTTAACGGTCCTGGAGAAAGTAAACATGCTGATATTGGCATTAGTTTACCCGGCACTGGAGAACATCCTATAGCTCCGGTATTTATTAATGGTGAACGCGCGCATATCTTACAAGGCGAAAATATCGCTGCAGAGTTTACACAAATCATTTTAAATTATATTGAACACCGATATCAACCAGCTTAA
- a CDS encoding cytochrome b codes for MKMELEQGKKQSVKEWIEYRLPVFSFIEHLAQYRTPKNLSFAWNFGSLAGIALVIQIITGIVLAMHYTPHVLHAFDSVENIMRNVNYGWLIRYSHAIGASMFFIVIYAHIARGLYYGSYKSPREIVWFLGIMIFLAMMATAFMGYVLPWGQMSFWGATVITNLFSAFPIVGESIVTWLWGGFSVDNPTLNRFFALHYLFPFIITAIVILHIVALHRHGSSNPTGVEVKSASDTIPFHPYYTVKDFFGFGVFFILFAYFLFFNPNYLGHPDNYIPANPLVTPPHIVPEWYFLPFYAILRAIPNKLGGVIAMFASVLILALLPWLDRSPIRSGSYRPAFKIFYWIFIIDVVILGYIGANPPEQPFIAIGQVASLVYFAYFLVVLPMLSKFEQARSLPESISTAYSKK; via the coding sequence ATTAAGATGGAGCTTGAGCAGGGAAAAAAGCAAAGCGTTAAAGAATGGATTGAATATCGCTTGCCTGTATTTAGTTTTATAGAGCATTTGGCTCAATACCGTACTCCTAAAAACTTAAGTTTTGCTTGGAACTTTGGTTCTTTGGCTGGAATTGCTTTAGTAATTCAAATTATTACGGGGATAGTGCTAGCCATGCATTACACTCCGCATGTTTTACATGCGTTTGATAGTGTAGAAAATATTATGCGTAATGTTAATTATGGGTGGTTAATTAGATATTCGCATGCTATTGGCGCTTCAATGTTTTTTATAGTAATATATGCCCATATAGCTCGGGGGCTATATTATGGTTCTTATAAATCTCCAAGAGAAATAGTATGGTTTTTAGGGATTATGATTTTCCTAGCGATGATGGCCACTGCTTTTATGGGGTATGTGCTACCTTGGGGGCAGATGAGCTTTTGGGGAGCTACTGTTATCACCAATCTTTTTTCGGCATTTCCAATAGTTGGGGAATCAATAGTAACATGGCTATGGGGTGGCTTTTCAGTAGATAATCCAACTTTAAATAGATTTTTTGCATTACATTATTTATTTCCATTTATTATCACTGCCATAGTCATCCTTCATATTGTAGCCTTACATAGACACGGCTCAAGTAATCCAACCGGAGTTGAAGTAAAATCAGCAAGTGATACCATACCGTTTCATCCTTATTATACTGTTAAAGATTTTTTTGGTTTTGGAGTGTTTTTTATATTGTTTGCTTATTTTTTATTCTTTAACCCTAACTATTTAGGGCATCCGGATAATTATATTCCAGCAAATCCTTTAGTGACACCGCCACATATTGTGCCGGAATGGTACTTTTTACCCTTTTATGCAATTCTTAGAGCGATTCCTAACAAGCTTGGTGGGGTGATTGCTATGTTTGCTTCAGTGCTTATTTTAGCTTTGCTACCGTGGCTTGACCGTTCACCGATAAGAAGTGGTTCTTATCGTCCGGCATTTAAAATATTTTATTGGATTTTTATTATTGATGTCGTGATATTGGGCTATATTGGAGCCAATCCACCGGAACAACCTTTTATTGCTATTGGGCAAGTTGCGAGTCTAGTTTATTTTGCTTACTTTTTGGTTGTATTGCCAATGTTAAGTAAGTTTGAGCAAGCTCGTTCATTACCTGAATCTATAAGTACTGCATATAGTAAAAAATAA
- the fliP gene encoding flagellar type III secretion system pore protein FliP (The bacterial flagellar biogenesis protein FliP forms a type III secretion system (T3SS)-type pore required for flagellar assembly.), which yields MSLAAGDNTFNLEGGVFSGRVIQLILITAVLSLAPSILIMVTSFTRIIVVLSFVRNALGIQQTPPNPVLISLALFLTFFIMTPTFTESYTKGIIPLMEEKIEESEAIQIAAAPFHKFMRTHTRQKDLELFLHLANIPEQTKIEDTPYHVLIPSFMISELRRAFEIGFLVFLPFIIIDMLVSSVLMAMGMMMLPPVMISLPFKLIYFVITDGWYMIAGSLVRSYTS from the coding sequence ATGTCGTTGGCAGCTGGAGATAATACTTTTAACCTCGAAGGTGGAGTTTTTAGCGGTAGAGTAATTCAGCTAATTTTAATAACTGCAGTGCTAAGCCTAGCCCCTTCAATTCTCATAATGGTCACCTCTTTTACCCGGATTATTGTAGTATTATCATTTGTACGCAATGCTTTAGGAATTCAACAAACCCCTCCAAATCCCGTGCTAATTAGCCTGGCGCTTTTTTTAACGTTTTTTATCATGACTCCTACCTTTACCGAATCTTATACCAAAGGCATCATCCCCCTTATGGAAGAAAAAATTGAAGAATCAGAAGCTATACAAATAGCCGCAGCGCCCTTTCATAAATTTATGCGTACTCATACTAGGCAGAAAGATTTAGAACTTTTTTTACATTTAGCTAACATTCCTGAACAAACCAAAATCGAAGATACACCTTACCATGTTTTAATTCCTAGCTTTATGATTAGTGAACTCAGAAGAGCGTTTGAAATCGGCTTTTTAGTATTTTTACCTTTTATTATTATTGATATGCTTGTTTCATCAGTACTTATGGCCATGGGGATGATGATGTTACCACCTGTGATGATTTCATTACCATTTAAATTAATATATTTCGTGATCACTGATGGCTGGTACATGATAGCAGGAAGTTTAGTCAGAAGTTATACTTCTTAA
- the petA gene encoding ubiquinol-cytochrome c reductase iron-sulfur subunit encodes MSDQKNHNDNKTTRRDFIVLTASAMAGLGAVGIAWPLISSLNPSADVLALSSVEVNLEHVQPGQSITVMWRGKPIVIRHRTPEEIKAAEEVNVSSLRDPQMDSERVKLGKEQWLVMVKICTHLGCVPLDEQGDYNGWFCPCHGSHYDTSGRIRKGPAPQNLLVPEYAFVNDNIIKIG; translated from the coding sequence ATGTCTGATCAAAAGAACCATAATGATAATAAAACAACCAGGCGTGATTTTATTGTACTAACTGCTTCAGCAATGGCTGGCTTAGGTGCTGTAGGGATTGCATGGCCATTAATTTCATCGCTAAATCCTTCGGCGGATGTACTTGCCCTTTCTTCAGTAGAAGTCAATTTAGAGCATGTTCAGCCAGGCCAAAGTATTACCGTAATGTGGCGAGGTAAACCAATAGTGATTCGCCATCGTACCCCGGAGGAAATTAAAGCGGCTGAAGAGGTTAATGTGAGCTCTTTAAGAGACCCACAGATGGACTCTGAAAGGGTAAAGCTTGGTAAAGAGCAGTGGTTAGTTATGGTAAAAATTTGTACCCATCTCGGTTGCGTGCCGCTTGATGAGCAAGGTGATTATAATGGATGGTTTTGTCCATGCCATGGTTCTCATTATGATACTTCAGGGAGAATTAGAAAAGGTCCTGCGCCACAAAATTTATTAGTTCCTGAATATGCATTTGTTAATGATAATATTATTAAAATAGGTTGA
- the ppdK gene encoding pyruvate, phosphate dikinase: MNNYIYTFGNQKADGNGHLEHILGGKGANLAEMSLLGLPVPPGFTITTEICQYYYKNHYSFPVNFDTQVYEGIHFIEGIIGAKFDDTAKPLLISIRSGAAVSMPGMMDSILNLGLNDQTIEAFAKNTESPRFAYDCYRRFIQMYSDVVLNIHLNQFEELFEIHKEANKVKYDHELSVESLKELIVDYKKLVRESTGQEFPQNAHEQLFQAIQAVLKSWMSERAIAYREINNIPNDLGTAVNIQAMVFGNMGKTSATGVCFTRDPSNGEKYLFGEYLLNAQGEDVVAGIRTPKSITLYGQNHNTLIPQLTMEEEMPEAYHDLCEMGNRLEQHFGEMQDIEFTVQQGKLWLLQTRNGKRSAKAAINMAISMAQEGYITKEEALLRIEPKSLDQLLHPSLDPDAKTIVIDYGLPASPGAVSGRVTFSVLEAEKEAKRGHKVILVRNETSPEDINGMIAAHAILTARGGMTSHAAVVARGMGKPCVCGASNLKVDYLNKIFFKGEVVVKEGDIITINGSTGEIYLGEVPTIEPNLSPEFQTLLDWAKEIKTLKVYTNAETAQDLNMALKFGAEGIGLCRTEHMFFDPDRLPLIREMIMASNAAQRKEALASLLPMQLQDFKEIFKLMGNKTTVIRLLDPPLHEFLPNNEKDFQQIAEHTSLSLNALKAKVEELHESNPMLGHRGCRLAISYPEIYEMQVTAIISAAIEIKMEYNIDIMPEILVPLVMNGKEMAIMKTLIDRCAEGAFKRYNQKTKYQVGAMIELPGAALRANDIMKHAEFFSFGSNDLTQTTLGLSRDDSCKFLNDYLEAKIFEVDPFIKLDEESVGELIKIAVERGRANNHEIKIGICGEHGGHADTIQFSQSIGLNYVSCSPFRVPGAILAAAHAAIKSTKAL; encoded by the coding sequence ATGAATAATTATATTTATACTTTTGGTAATCAAAAGGCCGATGGTAATGGCCACCTAGAACATATTCTTGGTGGTAAAGGTGCTAATCTTGCTGAGATGTCTTTGCTGGGGTTGCCTGTACCACCTGGATTTACTATCACTACTGAAATATGCCAATATTATTATAAAAATCATTATAGTTTCCCTGTAAATTTTGATACTCAGGTTTATGAAGGCATACATTTTATCGAAGGAATTATTGGAGCAAAATTTGATGATACTGCAAAACCATTATTGATTTCTATCAGGTCAGGCGCGGCGGTGTCAATGCCGGGTATGATGGATAGTATTCTTAACTTGGGCTTAAATGACCAAACGATAGAAGCGTTTGCCAAAAATACTGAGTCCCCTAGATTTGCCTATGATTGTTATAGAAGATTTATTCAAATGTATAGCGATGTGGTGCTAAATATTCATCTTAACCAGTTTGAAGAGTTATTTGAGATCCATAAAGAAGCAAATAAAGTTAAATACGATCATGAACTATCAGTTGAAAGCTTGAAAGAATTAATTGTTGATTATAAAAAATTAGTTAGAGAAAGTACCGGCCAAGAATTTCCACAAAATGCGCATGAGCAATTATTTCAAGCAATACAAGCAGTGTTGAAATCATGGATGAGTGAACGTGCAATTGCTTATAGAGAAATTAATAATATACCAAATGACTTAGGCACTGCTGTTAATATTCAAGCTATGGTATTTGGTAATATGGGTAAAACTTCGGCAACTGGAGTATGCTTTACTCGTGATCCCTCAAATGGTGAAAAATATTTATTTGGCGAATATCTACTTAATGCTCAAGGTGAGGATGTAGTAGCAGGGATTAGAACGCCTAAATCTATCACTCTTTATGGCCAAAATCATAATACACTTATTCCACAGTTAACCATGGAAGAAGAAATGCCAGAGGCGTATCATGACCTTTGCGAGATGGGTAATAGGCTGGAACAACATTTTGGAGAAATGCAAGATATTGAATTTACTGTTCAGCAAGGTAAGTTATGGCTATTACAAACGCGTAATGGAAAGCGGAGTGCTAAAGCTGCAATTAATATGGCAATCAGCATGGCGCAGGAAGGGTATATTACTAAAGAGGAAGCATTGCTACGAATTGAACCTAAGTCTTTAGATCAGTTGCTTCATCCTTCTTTAGATCCTGATGCTAAAACAATTGTGATTGACTATGGGTTACCTGCTTCGCCGGGTGCAGTATCAGGCAGGGTAACATTTTCTGTGCTTGAAGCAGAAAAAGAAGCAAAAAGGGGCCATAAAGTTATTTTAGTAAGAAATGAAACCAGCCCTGAAGATATCAATGGGATGATTGCAGCGCACGCAATACTTACGGCCAGAGGAGGCATGACTTCTCATGCGGCAGTGGTAGCAAGAGGTATGGGAAAACCATGCGTTTGTGGAGCAAGTAATCTTAAAGTTGATTATCTTAATAAAATTTTCTTCAAGGGAGAAGTGGTAGTAAAAGAAGGTGATATCATTACTATTAATGGTAGCACAGGAGAGATTTATTTGGGAGAGGTTCCAACTATTGAACCTAATTTATCCCCTGAATTTCAAACTTTGCTTGATTGGGCTAAGGAAATAAAAACTCTTAAAGTTTATACGAATGCAGAAACTGCCCAAGATCTTAATATGGCGCTTAAATTTGGTGCGGAAGGAATTGGTTTGTGCCGAACCGAACATATGTTCTTTGATCCGGATAGATTACCCCTTATTCGTGAAATGATCATGGCCAGTAATGCTGCTCAGAGAAAAGAAGCTTTAGCGAGCCTATTACCTATGCAATTACAAGACTTTAAAGAAATATTTAAATTAATGGGTAATAAAACTACTGTGATAAGATTGCTTGATCCTCCACTTCATGAGTTTTTGCCTAATAATGAAAAAGATTTTCAACAAATTGCAGAACATACTTCTCTTTCCCTTAATGCATTAAAGGCAAAGGTTGAAGAGCTTCATGAATCAAATCCTATGCTTGGACATAGGGGTTGTAGGCTGGCCATTTCCTATCCTGAAATTTATGAAATGCAAGTGACAGCAATAATTTCTGCAGCAATTGAAATCAAGATGGAATATAATATCGATATTATGCCTGAAATTTTGGTGCCTTTAGTGATGAACGGCAAAGAGATGGCAATAATGAAAACTTTGATAGACCGCTGTGCTGAAGGAGCTTTTAAGCGGTATAACCAAAAAACTAAATATCAGGTGGGCGCAATGATTGAGCTGCCTGGTGCAGCTCTCAGAGCTAATGACATTATGAAACATGCAGAGTTTTTTAGTTTTGGATCGAACGATTTAACCCAAACTACTTTAGGGCTATCTAGAGATGATTCATGCAAGTTTTTAAATGATTATTTAGAAGCTAAAATTTTTGAGGTCGATCCTTTTATTAAGCTAGATGAAGAGAGTGTAGGGGAGCTTATTAAGATTGCAGTCGAGCGCGGTAGGGCTAATAATCATGAGATTAAAATTGGGATTTGCGGAGAGCATGGCGGGCATGCTGATACTATACAATTTAGCCAATCAATTGGATTAAATTATGTTTCATGTTCTCCTTTCAGAGTGCCTGGCGCAATTTTGGCAGCAGCGCATGCTGCAATAAAATCAACCAAGGCTTTGTAG
- the tatC gene encoding twin-arginine translocase subunit TatC, whose amino-acid sequence MHTSQHNNEKRLTLTEHLIELRNRLIFAGVSFLLVFGVSYYFAENIYAFLVEPLIVITQNSKMIYTGLGEAFFTYLKLASFASILVTMPIFLWQIYGFIAPGLHTNEKKAVLPFMIFTPILFWIGVLFAYYVVFPVAWEFFVSFEQHDKLQVVLEARVAEYLSIVMHLMIAFGVAFELPVLLMLLLKFDLISYQSLREKRKYAIILFFIIAAIITPPDVFSQVALALPMVILYESVILYGKFIYKTQGK is encoded by the coding sequence GTGCATACTAGCCAACATAATAATGAAAAACGCTTAACTTTGACTGAGCATTTAATTGAGCTGAGAAATAGATTGATTTTTGCAGGTGTTAGCTTTTTGCTGGTTTTTGGAGTAAGTTATTATTTTGCTGAAAATATTTATGCTTTTCTAGTTGAGCCGTTAATTGTCATTACTCAAAATTCTAAAATGATTTATACAGGGCTTGGTGAAGCTTTCTTTACTTACTTAAAATTGGCAAGTTTTGCTTCAATTTTAGTGACTATGCCTATTTTTCTTTGGCAAATATATGGCTTTATTGCTCCTGGGTTACATACGAATGAAAAAAAAGCAGTATTGCCTTTTATGATTTTTACGCCCATCCTTTTTTGGATAGGGGTATTGTTTGCGTATTATGTGGTATTTCCAGTTGCTTGGGAATTTTTTGTAAGTTTTGAGCAGCATGATAAATTACAAGTGGTGCTTGAGGCTCGAGTAGCAGAATATTTAAGTATAGTAATGCATTTAATGATAGCTTTTGGAGTGGCTTTTGAGCTGCCGGTATTACTAATGTTATTACTGAAATTTGACCTAATTAGCTACCAGAGTTTAAGAGAAAAGCGTAAATACGCCATTATATTATTTTTCATTATTGCCGCAATTATTACTCCACCTGATGTTTTTAGTCAGGTTGCACTTGCACTTCCTATGGTGATATTATATGAAAGCGTGATATTGTACGGAAAATTTATTTATAAAACTCAAGGAAAATAG